DNA sequence from the Sulfurimonas sediminis genome:
CTAACTCTTTTTCTATAAGTTTATAGTATTCGTTAAGAAGTTTTTGTTTTGCCTGCAGTGTGATAATTTCTCTTTGATTCAGTGTAAGCAGGTTTCCTATACCAAGTTTATAGCGCCTTCTTTGGGCATCTTCAACTTTTTGTTTCAGGGTGACCTCTTTTTTTGCAAGACGTATAACCTCTTTTTTTGTTTTTATCTCCTGCATCACTGTGATGATGGCAGTTTTTATTTTGCTCTTTTGGAGTGCTATTTTATTTTGTATTAAAAGCATCTCTTTTGTGTAAACGCCTTTTAGCCCCTTATAGGAACTTCTTTGCAAAGGGAGATTGAAATCAAAAGTTGCCTTATAGCCCTCTTTGTATTTCAAGTCATAGACACCATATAGATTGACGTCTAATTTTGGATACTTTTTGACTTGATTATATTTTTGCTTAATTGTTATCTCTTTTTTCTTTACATGTAATGACTTTAAAAGTAAGCTATTTGAAAAAGCTATTTGCATTGCTTTGTCTTGGGCTAACTCTATAGAGCTTTGTTTTGGCAGTTCTGGAAGTGTATAACTTTTATTAAAATCTTTTTTATTTATATTGAGATATTGTAAGAAAGAGTAAAAATTTTTCTGAAACTCTATATTGGTAAGTGCAACTCTCTGTTTTCTATTGATAATTTCACTTTCTATTTCTACTAATGCTATTTGTGGCAACTTTCCGGTTTGAATACTTTTTTGAATAAATTCAAAATTAATATATGCTTTGTCTAAAAGCTCTTTATTTGCTTGAAGCAGTTCTTTTTGAAGCAAAAGCTTATAATAAAGCTTTGATACATCAAGATAAAATTTAATTATTTTCTCTTGTGATTGTAATCTGGTTATTTTTGTTTTTTGTTCTGCGAGAGAGAGATTTTTTCGATTTTTACTGATACTGTTGAGAATGTTAAAAATTGGAAGATGTAGATTGATAATGCCTTCCCCATCTTTGGATGTTTTTATATTGTTGTATTCTTGTGTTCCTGTTGCTTGTCTGTATGCTGCTGAAAACTCTACTCCGTTTCCAAGAGATTGTTTAAGTCCTGCTTTTGTAAACTCTGCCAAAGAGAGCGGGTACTCTTTTTTTTCATATCTTGCATCAAGCTTTATATCAAAAGCACCTTGATAGAAAATTTCATTGTACTCTTTAATATAAATATCACCAACTTTTTCATAGTAAAAAGGGTTTTTCTCATTAAAATATTTAATGATATCTTTTTGCACAAATACTTCTTGTGCAAAACTGTAACTACTTAAAAGAATGACAAGGAAGCCTCTTATTCGCATTTAAAAACTCGATTCATCTATTTTTATATGTACCATTTTTGGTGGTTGTGCCGATATGAGTCTCCATATTTCGTACCATATTGGAACTGTTGAGAGACGCACCCATATTTTTGCCTGTGTTCCATTTCTTAAAAGTTGTGATGGAGGCCACTTACTGTCTTTTTCATTTTCTACAAGCAGTGCATAGTAGTTATTTTGATCATATGCTGTTTGTTCTGTTGTTGCAATTTTTCCTGCGTATGTCCCGTGAGAGATTTTTGGCCACCCTGAAATCTGTAAAGCGGGCCATCCATAAAATATTATACGGGCTTCGAGCCCTTTTTTAATGAGTGGCATGTTAAAGTTAGAGACTTCAAGACGAATGGCTCTTGTTGTTACTTTCGGAACAAAAAAGAGAATTTTATCTCCTTTTTTGAGTAGTTTGTTTGTATCATTTTGGTAAATTCTTACTACATAGCCATCTGATTTGGCTCTAATATCCTTGTTTTCATAACGTAAAAGATTGACATTGTCATTTTGCAGATTTTTTTTCAGTGCATTTATACTGTTTTGTGTTTCTAGTAATTTGTTCTTTATGGTATTTATTTTTTGCGTCAGTGTATTGAAAACTGCATCTTTCTCATTTTGAAGAACTGATATCTCTTTTTGAGCATTTTCTATTTTTGTATTGATGATTGAAAGTTCTGCTTTTGTTGCTATGTAGGTATTGTTTTGTACCTCTAATGCCCGTTTTGACTCTATACCATCTTGAAAAAGTTTTTGTGTTCTTTTAAAATTGATATATGCAATTTTTTTTTGGTTGATAAGTGCAATTTTTTTCTCTTGTAGAGCAAGAATTTTATTCTGCTGTTGTAATATTTTTGTGCTAAAAGCTTTCATTTTGTTTTCAAGATTTTCTTTTTGGTTACTAAGATTATTTTGTAAGTTTTCAAGTTTAATTGTAAGATTGCTTATCTGGTTTTTTGTCTGTTGTTGAATACTTTGGAGTCTTTGTTTGTAATCTTTATCTAAATCTCGCATTGAGAAAAGAAGATCCCCTTTTTTTACTTCTTGGTTCTCTTGTACATAAAATTTTTCTATTACTCCATCAACAGTTGCAACGATATCATATTCTCGTTCAGTTGGGTCTAATGCGATTACTTTACCTATGCCAAATACAGTTTGTTGCCATGGCAAAAAAAGTAAAATTATGAAAATTGATATGATAGAAAAAGTGATAAGCATCCAGTGTTTTATAAACTTGTGTGGCTCGGCAAGTTCTAATGATTTATATTTTTTCATTTTTCTTCACCTTCAAAGACTTTGGAAAGTTTGTCAATTTTATAAAATCCTTCAATCATATCATAGATATAATCTATTTTTTCAATAAACTCTTTTAAGGCTCCAACAACAGAGATAATAAGAATCTCTGCAGCAACAAACTCTCCAATAGGAACAATACCTTCAAAAACAAGGTAACCTCCTAAAATGAAAAACGATGCCAGAATAAATCCTTCCGTAGCAAAAGTAAGTGCAACCTGTTTAATGATTATTTTGAACATTTGTTGTCTTTTTGAAACATATATTGTCAAGTATTCATCCAGTTTAGATATTACGCTCTCTTTTGTATCATTTAAAAAGGGAATATTTTGTAAAAAATATATGGCATTGTGTTTTGCATCTGATCTTGCAACTGCACTTTTTGGACTTTTCCTTCCTAAAAATAGAACTATAACAACAAATATGAGTATAAATACCACTCCCATTACAAAAAATGAAATATCAAACAAAAGCAGTAAAAGTAAGCTAATGATAACTTTAATGATTAGGCTAGAACCATTTAAAAGTAAAATTGGAAAAAGTTTTTGTATATGTACAACATCAAAAAAGTAGTTCATATATTTGTCAATTTTATCTCTATTTTGAAGATTTTGTTTGTTACTCATTGAAAGCTCAGAGACTTTAATGGCATTTTTTACAAATATTTTCTGTTCAAATTTTTCTATTATGTACTCTTTTATGACCTGCAAAATAGCAATAAGTGAAAAAATAACAATGACAACAATACTTAAGACAGTAATAGAAATAGAAGCATGTGCCAATACACTATTGATAATAAATGCTGAGGTTAGTGGACTGACAAGGAGTAGAATTGCTTCAATAACAGAGTAATAGAGAAGATAAAAAATATTTTTTTTATCTTCTGATGCAATATTTTTGAGTTGCTTAAAAACATTGCTAA
Encoded proteins:
- a CDS encoding HlyD family secretion protein is translated as MKKYKSLELAEPHKFIKHWMLITFSIISIFIILLFLPWQQTVFGIGKVIALDPTEREYDIVATVDGVIEKFYVQENQEVKKGDLLFSMRDLDKDYKQRLQSIQQQTKNQISNLTIKLENLQNNLSNQKENLENKMKAFSTKILQQQNKILALQEKKIALINQKKIAYINFKRTQKLFQDGIESKRALEVQNNTYIATKAELSIINTKIENAQKEISVLQNEKDAVFNTLTQKINTIKNKLLETQNSINALKKNLQNDNVNLLRYENKDIRAKSDGYVVRIYQNDTNKLLKKGDKILFFVPKVTTRAIRLEVSNFNMPLIKKGLEARIIFYGWPALQISGWPKISHGTYAGKIATTEQTAYDQNNYYALLVENEKDSKWPPSQLLRNGTQAKIWVRLSTVPIWYEIWRLISAQPPKMVHIKIDESSF
- a CDS encoding ABC transporter ATP-binding protein, encoding MTNEEIFSNVFKQLKNIASEDKKNIFYLLYYSVIEAILLLVSPLTSAFIINSVLAHASISITVLSIVVIVIFSLIAILQVIKEYIIEKFEQKIFVKNAIKVSELSMSNKQNLQNRDKIDKYMNYFFDVVHIQKLFPILLLNGSSLIIKVIISLLLLLLFDISFFVMGVVFILIFVVIVLFLGRKSPKSAVARSDAKHNAIYFLQNIPFLNDTKESVISKLDEYLTIYVSKRQQMFKIIIKQVALTFATEGFILASFFILGGYLVFEGIVPIGEFVAAEILIISVVGALKEFIEKIDYIYDMIEGFYKIDKLSKVFEGEEK
- a CDS encoding TolC family protein; translated protein: MRIRGFLVILLSSYSFAQEVFVQKDIIKYFNEKNPFYYEKVGDIYIKEYNEIFYQGAFDIKLDARYEKKEYPLSLAEFTKAGLKQSLGNGVEFSAAYRQATGTQEYNNIKTSKDGEGIINLHLPIFNILNSISKNRKNLSLAEQKTKITRLQSQEKIIKFYLDVSKLYYKLLLQKELLQANKELLDKAYINFEFIQKSIQTGKLPQIALVEIESEIINRKQRVALTNIEFQKNFYSFLQYLNINKKDFNKSYTLPELPKQSSIELAQDKAMQIAFSNSLLLKSLHVKKKEITIKQKYNQVKKYPKLDVNLYGVYDLKYKEGYKATFDFNLPLQRSSYKGLKGVYTKEMLLIQNKIALQKSKIKTAIITVMQEIKTKKEVIRLAKKEVTLKQKVEDAQRRRYKLGIGNLLTLNQREIITLQAKQKLLNEYYKLIEKELELRYILREPL